The genomic region tttatcaTCTGTAATATTTGGCATGAGGTTAGAATACTGAATCACCAAAAATAATTCGTTTTCAGAGACCGTGATAAGAAAGAAATGGAAGTATCTCAGAGACCAGTTTGCAGTAGAACTTGGAAGAAAACCAGCATCAAGATGGccttatttacatttgttaatgtttTTGGAGGACTTTGTGAAAGTTAGAAAGCCAGGAAAAGTGCGCCGCGTCTTGCTCTCGGAATCAACTGAATCTGCAGCATCCACATCTGACGAGCTGCCAACAGAAGTCTGCAAGACCTGTAGGACGGATGCAGAACCATGTGATCTCAAAATGTTGGCTTCATCACCGCAGAGCGTAAGCGACGTTTCCCTAGAAGCTGAAGAGACATGTTCAAGTAATAAGCCGTTATTACTTTCGTCCACGCAGTTGTCTCCTCGAGAGAAAAAAGGAAAGAACCGCCAACTAAAACATTATAATAAAAGCGTTttagaaacagaaaaacaaaaactcaaataTTCATTGGCAAAATCCCACAAGAAAAGCCATACAGATGACCTCGACGACGACGGCGATGACTGCGACGAACTGTTTTTGAAAAGTTTAATGATCCACATTAAAAAAATTCCAGATTGTAAAAAATTACTGTTTAGGAATAGGATTAATGAGGTAGTACAAGAGTTTGCTTATCCAAATCAACCAACATCCCACATAACAGAGTAGTGTCCCTCTACTCATATTCTACTAGTTGACTTgtaattaataattacagtttgttaACATGTTTTCTTGTTACTTGGACTCTTCCATAAATTCACTGGTAACTATTTTGGTAGTTTTTagatgaaattttgaacatttcaatttttatatttatcggaaaataatgtgaaataaaGAATAACTACAGAATTATTTCAGTACTGATTTCATTTACCTTATTGTTATTACTGCTTTTTCTTCTGGCTTTCTATGCTAATTACACCATGTTTCCATCTTCCAATATTCAACAATCCGCAAAATGTAGTTAAATGCTACTATAACCATCCTCGTGTACTGGAAAACAGCCCCTGATTTTCTCTCTACCTGACTAAGAATGTGATGTTTTCGTCATAGACTTCTCCGAAGCCAACAATTTCATGTATTCCTGTTCTTTTCCCTTCAAATCTAAGGTACACGTTGTCTAAAAAATGAAATTCTTCTTCGGGGTATGAGGATTACAGAGAACACAACTTTATACCCGTCCTGGTAATTCTGCACATTGGCAGGTGGGATCACCTGCATTATCCGTGCGCACTTGCGGGcgcatatacactgacgaaaaagaaatcgcaacactaagaaggagttctgcgacataaacggaagttgataGGAgtatttctatatctgaaagatgatgtcaattAAAATATCACGGcaatcgcgtaagagtggcgctaccagcgccactatgaagatgcaaatcaggtttgctttaaacacacgccgtAACGGTCGTGGGCGTCAGTTACTTTTGAGATcaggcgtggtgagttgatgttagtccagAAGGCGACaaggatgccattatcaacacctttctgaatttgaacgaggtcgtgtaataggactacgagagtctggttgttccttctgcgatactgcaggaggaCTAGGCACGAATGTAGATATTGTCCAAGACTgcttgcagcggtggtcacggaaTGTTCGCTCGCGAGAAGGCCAggctccgggcggccacgtggcactgccgagagggaagaccatcgtgttcctgGTTGAATAGGCGACACAAGGAGAGTCCAAAtgcaaaaagaatgataggaagaaaaacaagagcaaataaaaaaatcaacacgatgatgaagatgatgggataaaatattagaaataaaaacaattacatTATAACCAACCAACTGAataaaattgataatcagagtcaTTTGATTTGATTTAGAAAAGTAAAAAAATTTCGCTACATTTGACGAGATTCGAATCTTCGACGTTCTGTACGTGAAGACTGTACGCTAATCACTATGTCGTGCCACTACACTGCAAAATAACTGTTGTATTTATGACTCTCGTGTCCCAGTCGCAACGattaattgacagcctttaaaaatTTGGCTTCACGCCATATTGTGCGACGCTTATCTAacgtaagccgatctctgtgattatagCTCTATAAACGACACTGAATCGCGTCTTGGGTGGAAGGATCCAGTTGGTTAGTGTTGTGTACGAAAGGTTCATATTTTGTTAGCATCACcgtttgcgtgtgcgtgtgtgtgtgtgtgtgtgtgtgtgtgtgtgtctgtctgtgcgcgcgtggttatcatgtgtgattaAATACGAAACATAAGGGTAAGACCCAGGATtctggatccaaacacatcaagaaagaaagccggacaagaAACGAGAAGAACTGTTGTggtagtttggcaacggcgaacggttctGACGTAACGTTGAGCTCTCTGATTGGAGAAAATCAGCTGCAACGTGTGACATAACTATCAAGTAATTCTAATCGCACTATGGTTGCTATACGTATGCAGAGTTTTCAATGAGTTTCCGCTGTGTCTTGGACAACTGACTCTTCTTGTATGCAGTGCTGatttcataataaataataaaaacagaacaatCGACTGCAAAAATACGAACTGGTCGAAGGTCTCATGCGACAAGGAACTCATGCTAGAAATGAAAAGGATGCACACAAAACGAAATTACAcacttcacaatatttcacacaaataACATCTATTTCTTGCTTCAGTTATTATTTATGTTCACAACGTGTTTCAAAGATAATTCTACCTCCCTGAGATGATTGTTGCTCTGTTTTCCAGTAGGCTTTCCACTCGTAGCTTGCAGATATGTGATGTTCATGGCGAGTAAAATCTGCTGCAGCTGTAATTTCTGAGGCCCTTTATTTGGCTAGAGGCAGGTACACCTCCCAGATTCTCACAACACTAATCCCACCTTGACGTGCTACTTAATTGCTTTCGACAATACGGTACAAGCACGCAGAAAAATTAACCAATTTATCCAGTAGTATGAAATAGCCTGTGCGGGGTAGTAGAGATCAGAAACAAAATGTGTACATGTCTAATTTTCAGGTTGCGTACTTCACAATCAAGGCGCCGCTGCTGCAGCAGAGCTAAAGGACTTCTTTCGTTCCCGATGTAGTTCCGCGAGTAAGACGTCTATgaactgtggcgctgcggtcgcttcataCTCGTCGACTTGTTCTCTCCTCCTGAAGCATGGATGTAAGGCTTTTCGTGAGTTACTATTAGTACGGAAGATGACTGCACGATCTTACTGCTGTAAAGTAGCATTGACAAGATGATTGATTGCTGGGATCGGTTGGCCGTTAACGAAGCTGTGTTTCGTGCGACTGTGGAGGATGTCAGACGGAAACTAATTAATGCAAAGAACACAACTGCAAATGCGTTACATTAAAGGAGgagtgatatctggaataagttGCACGCTACAGTCCACACTTCATACTAATTTCGTCCAACGCAAACAAAATGCTTGTGTTCTTCTTTACTCCACCTTCACTACCAGAACACATATGTACTGCGTCATacgaaaactgggcacagagcaaCGCCACTGTTACATCCCTGCGGCAAAAATGCgcgctatttctgtattcatttggttATGGCAACTTGCGTTTATGGGCTAACGGCGtgttgtgtagcttatcattcatttctgtaatttattttaataattaatcatcaTTTACAGATTGCACTTCATCCTCATGTTATGTTTTGTGGTACTATCGTTACAGACTCGGTAACATCCCGTAAGTGTGTATACATATGTCAACATAACTGCTAGACAttctctgaatacatattaaattctaaaataaatttacagcagtcttcgaacaagttttatctatgtaaatgtatgtgtaaataGAAGAATATTCATTGCTAACCGATCAGTCATTATATGGCTATACAACTTGCTTCTGTCATTCAGGCAGGTCGGACATCTTGTGACATTTCAGCTTGCACTTGAGAAtagctataaagccgaaatcatgactgtgtgaaataaatgaacaataatTTACATTTTAATGAAGGCGGAATGTCTTTCAAAAAGGTTGCTTTCTGAGCGAGTCGAGTCCAACTGTACCCGACAACTGACTCAGGTTACGAGTGGGCTGCGGCGGAGACTCACGAGTGGAGTCTACGGGGCACACGGCGACGGCGAGTTCGCGGGGCCAACGAGATACACGGgtcccaggcccccacaaccgcacgagtggtcgactgtgaagagcggacaaattgaatagctggacggcggccattagagtggtaaactgacgcgcggatttcgaatgtttatacatcgcttttggttataaaattccttccctagagttaggtcacaaacataatgcctcatttaaatacattactacaatatagtttttaatttatgaacaaacagcaactagtcactgtttatgaatttatgttacgtagtacatggaaccTGCCGTatctaaaagttatgcactggacccctagcatttttcgtagttcatttacgattgatgtacgcaaaatgcatcaaaatactcgaagatttgcccactatgttaatagatattttctgactctaccttgctttagattttatgacgaaaagtgcgttatatatggcgaagtactttggcaactcacgaccaaattatcaagtttcaacctaacctagaccatgaaaacacaacccatcagccagctacaacaaacaagacgtcaggcaggcatccagtatcgcattagtcacaatatttactttgaaGATGtatacttcagtttatatgtgtggttttctcatataataaataaaactcaacaactgttccatcgagagaagttgtgaaatcagattacaattacacacattcagttgcattttataacgataaaaagcctgctaactcaaatttcgtgttgcttgcaactcaacttttatagttaaaataaaatgtggttcacaaagaaaaatttatcttctgctgtatatggtctggaaaacgaaagatgggtggaacagcatcatctttcagctttctgcgatttacgtaattttcaaggaaacaactttcttcaaaatgatcggaacatataaaatggtattctgtcggtcggaaatcttgcctcctgacagcgtatAACCATTTTTGTagcagctgtggttttgagaaaggaaacctgcaaatatatgcacagacattatgctaataccgtgttacaaaaacatttactaagcaagtgcactgacatacaaaataacttaaaatatccacatacctatgaaatgtaatattcgttcctttctcggatttatttgtacaattaatcgctgcacaactcttcaccattgtacttcttttgattggaacgtacagacagtagaattacgagtaacaaatactgtatgtacgccccaacaaatatacaacgttgaatcagggtctccATAAACAatagtactacacaacacatcagactacaaccactataatggcgtccagccgaaggttcaaattatcccgcgactgcagcgccatcagtgagtctagttatttttgcAACGAactagtgacgtcacactagtcgccttgtccGCCAGACTACGTGAACGCTAGGCTCCGTGCAAGGTCCACAGGAAATcactatttaattgaaaaggtacccactaaaggtcttaattttgtcgagTGCTATCGACAACCTGCACTCAGTTAAACGCgctgtcaagaattattaaactcgtctgaaatacgaggtgcattcaagttctaaggcctcccatttttttctccggactggaaagagatagaaacatgtgcattgttttaaaatgaggccgcattcattgtcaatacgtcccagagatggcagcaccgtacggaagatggaattttaccgctagcggcgagaatgagaactattttaaatacttaaaatggcgacgttttccttacttgaacagcgtgcaatcattcgttttctgaatttgcgtggtgtgaaaccaattgaaattcatcgacagttgaaggagacatgtggtgatggagttatggatgcgtcgaaagtgcgttcgtgggtgcgacagtttaatgaaggcagaacatcatgtgacaacaagccgaaacaacctcgggctcgcacaagccggtctgacgacatgatcgagaaagtggagagaattgttttgggggatcgccgaatgactgttgaacagatcgactcctgagttggcatttctgtgggttctgtgcacacaatcctgcatgacgacctgaaaatgcgaaaagtgtcatccaggtgggtgccacgaatgctgacggacgaccacatggctgatcgtgtggcatgttggcaagcaatgttgacgcgcaacgacagcatgaatgggactttctgttcgtcggttgtgacaatggatgagacatggatgccatttttcaatccagaaacaaagcgccagtcagctcaatggaagcacacagattcaccgccaccaaaaaaatttcgggtaaccgccagtgctgaaaaaatgatggtgtccatgttctggaacagcgaaggcgtaatccttacccattgcactccaaagggcactacggtaacaggtgcatcctacgaaaatgttttgaagaacaaattccttcctgcactgaaacaaaaacgtccgggaagggctgcgcgtgtgctgtttcaccaagaaaacgcacccgcacatcgagctaacgttacgcaacagtttctttgtgataacaactttgaagtgattcctcatgctccctactcacctgtcctggctcctagtgacttttggctttttccaacaatgaaagacactctccgtggccgcacattcaccagccgtgctgctactgcctcagcgatgttccagtggtcaaaacagactcctaaagaagccttcgccgctgccatggaatcgtggcgtcagcgttatgaaaaatgtgtacgtctgcagggcgattacgtcgagaagtaacgccagtttcatcg from Schistocerca cancellata isolate TAMUIC-IGC-003103 chromosome 7, iqSchCanc2.1, whole genome shotgun sequence harbors:
- the LOC126092775 gene encoding uncharacterized protein LOC126092775, producing the protein MDSSGKKERCSPSVKKERAYEAKADRSFQQGRGDGPRGAGGSTDIGWLAPAVSRPLRTYNGGAFPAVLRWPSQRSLFIMRDKMVDLEALIALVYERPAIWDRESRNHSKRHVVEKCWAEISSEMKTDETVIRKKWKYLRDQFAVELGRKPASRWPYLHLLMFLEDFVKVRKPGKVRRVLLSESTESAASTSDELPTEVCKTCRTDAEPCDLKMLASSPQSVSDVSLEAEETCSSNKPLLLSSTQLSPREKKGKNRQLKHYNKSVLETEKQKLKYSLAKSHKKSHTDDLDDDGDDCDELFLKSLMIHIKKIPDCKKLLFRNRINEVVQEFAYPNQPTSHITE